The Schistocerca americana isolate TAMUIC-IGC-003095 chromosome 8, iqSchAmer2.1, whole genome shotgun sequence genome contains the following window.
CATTACTAATTTCCTCTTTTGTTCCAGACGCAGACAAAGCGAGGGAGAAACTACTGTCTTATCTTCGCGGTACTTACGTGAAATCTTCGTTGGTGGCAGCAAAGTTGTTCTGCTGCCAGTTTCAGGTACCggttctctttctcaataatgttcctcgaaaataaGTTCTTCTTCTCTCCAGAGAttcccacttaagtgcaagaagcgtttcATAATACACGCGTGTTGATCTAGCCgaccggtaacaaatcaagcagtCTTTTAATTACTTCGataccttcctttaatccgacttgatgGGGCTTCCAAACACTGGATTTGTACCTACGCATGCGCCGCACCAGTATTCCATACACGATCTCTTTTGCAGATGAACCATAATTTTCTAATATTCTTCCAGTAAATCGGAGTCGTCCATTTGCCTTTCGTACTGTATCCGTTACGTGCTCGTTGCATTTTGTATCACTTTGCAACGCTATGCCTAGATAGTTAATCggtgtgactgtgtcaaacagtacACTGCTAACGCTGTATTGAAACACAACAGGatttatttttcttctcatatgcattaagttacatttttctacatttagggcaagCCGCCATTTATCACACTAACTACAAATTTTTTTCTACGTCCTCTTGTATTCTCTTATAATCATTTAGCGACGACGcattcccgtataccacagcatcatcagcacacaTCGCAACTTGCTGCATACTCTTTCCATCAGCGAATTTACGTATCTGAAAAATACGTGGGGCTTTCCTTGCGATGCCCTTGTCCCTGATGAATACTCCTCGTTGAAGAgaacttactgggttctattgaAACGACCCCTTTTCTaaatattatacaagactgtgcttaaactgacatacaatatttttagcgcaaacgcaatctgactttcaaaaatccctacaaaagaatggccctgactaacattaacctatacctttcacaaatcacttacctcacaaatatcttcgttactcaagctactgcaatacagcgagcgccactactgccagctaaataaaagattcaaactacggaaggcactaactactgataggcatggttagcaaatgaaagatttttatagagacaTTAAAGacataacatatatagcagttcatgacatccagtcttacaaatttcaaaattccgccatttctctccccatatccaccactgctggcggctcacctccaactgcgcaacgctacgcgctgttcacatccagctgcccaacactacaatggcagacaacaatgcaaactatccacagactgcacacagcacagacagtgattttcctactgagcgctacgtagcgttgccaacaagaaaacataaacagcctacttacatagcccccatgctccccacaaaaaattttacaaattgttttgggcagtggccaataatgatttgataaaatttttcataattacaataacaaggaaatcaaaggcacacatttattgatacaatgttggtcaaaagctaaaattttctcacagtctataaagacagtcctgatcgttcatcacagtaaaatagcagtgtttttctcaaagtctgagcagtaaaagacaatgcacacggaagtagtggatttccatgcagtcttgaagaagtagtgttgtccttccaacggaaagacagtgctgactcttgacatgctgacaggtaacgagccacaacagagcaaacccacagcagagccattcgacgttttgaagaatattggtaggtaggtcatcacagagtagacccactgtagtcctggtagagattatggtattgctgggccaccagaggtgcagacccactgtagtcctggtagagattgtggtattggtgggccaccagaggtgcagacccactgcagtccttgtagaaataatggtattggtgggtcatcaaagatgcagacccactgtagtacatgtagagatggccagcagccatctgttgtgactgtgaaggtgcacaatcaccattgaagagtcttgcggataatatagcaagtccataaccacaacttgtgcactcacaaagtttttggaattgcccttagaaccagcaatgctgttatccagtcccttgctgaattattaacacacgtgcaaacactaacagtccctacttctcacatattgtccatatactatgaccaacagaaacgtgtgcagtgaaatgtaacttacaagttaataatatgatgaactggtatcaattgcaattttgtaacataagaatacaataacaacggtacaaaatacatcattaaaaacataataatacagataacatttgtagtaataggggctttacaaaagattcgaaataacatatacatcagtgttacaggaattatgacataagtaaatacataaaagatcagaataaatattgaaacatcaacttcacacatgagcattaaaacagaacagaattaataatgtctaacatctttacaaagtaaataacatattattaatgcaaattatatttgaggataacagtattcctcatcatagtaaatttagcttagtactagaaaaattctacaacataaatcttattagctaaacacataaagacaggaaaaacacaaaaatgcaagagtacacaaacacataccagaataacacagcgggaaaggacagggtttgttttcagtgtaacatttggtactgcagtattttgcaaacaaaaccttttttttcttggagatctcccttcgttcatcattattcccaaaaattcctatctatacctgctttctgtaattttttcgtataacttctcaatgcatttcttccagttcatcgcaactcattctcttatatagtctaccccctcttaagctaacttaaatctactgagctcagggacgaggcaatgcagcagcacaaaacaattaatacaaacagcaatgaaaaaaaaatcaaattggcgaaggaattgcaatattacaactaatataagacactgtgcagcaaacaagaaaaataaatccgtagtaaaactggcttaacagcttaatacaaagtcaaattcagtaacactatgcctggcaaacagcagcagcaaatgaaataacttatatctaaagatgacatagctcaagcagaaaaaaatattacactaaagacaacaatgcagacaagggaaatgtatactcacatcgtaatgtctatgtaattaaagtggtgcaccacaagaagttattctaccaaaaaaattaccaagtagttgaaaagaaaattccatatgcaattcctgtgaagggaaatgtcttttttatgctccgtttttttttaatagatcataaaattatttactggatctgtaggcataaaatatttatattagtacatctattaaattttattttaaccaatgctggagttcagctagaaactagatattaaacaaaatgagtaaataaatacataaagcaagccatacggcatttctctcaactagcaagacaatagccgtgaaatgtttctcatcgtttcattaggcattttagtaaatatcgtaaattaagagttttgtggcggcgttcgtagcgacaaacaattcgctgtagaaacggcttacgaagtcaccgccacacttttcatagcgggccgaccggtccgctggaacagtgaacagaaagatgaaaacccaaacactctgattaaataaaagtcggtacttatctttattaacgaagatacagaaacatagtagtgaactccgtgtctacagaaatctgtctagttcgagtcggagcgggtaggtcagcgtcggctgacgacaaacaacaactctgctgcgatgaacacacaactgactagcaagtacacaattcggtggcgagtatacaactgagcggcgaatacagaactgtcctagcgctcgcgactccagcgcttaagaagccagaagccagcggtggcgcgcgcagacttgcggcgatttgctgtctcgctggcgctgcttatgcggacggcgtccggacttcgatgctgccaaccttttggcagcgggctcgggtggcattactggctaggatataacactcctcccccccaaatcgccgcaccgtcgttgaataatgacgtggcgagcgtcgacggcgggggaggggtctggccgcaggcgtagcagaagagaccggggcggagactgttgtcggtggcagtccccggtccgcaccccagcattggctgcgcggggcctcgggaaacaccgactgaaaaccgaggtcagggtgcacgcctgtgaccacgggcgcagcttctggtactggacgcgacggggcgtcgggacccacgaagagaggcagcgtctcctgacgctgcgtcgacggctgctgagtgggcgccggacaaggcgctgcggtgtcagactccttgggggtgcccaaggaaagcggctgcaggacaggctgcacagccaccgcttgggaaggcggcccggctgaggggtcgacgtccatcagctccgaaggcggtggcgactgaagagggaccgcaggcgccggagcgaccacctggggcgctcccggatgaagctgcgcgggaggcatcaacgggacgggctgtcggcgtggtagtgGCGAagactgctgctgctgccctgggggcggcagcgaagtcggaaggcgcggctggaacccgccgcggaccaaatctgtggacaaagaacgagcggcagaattcgggcggccagcgcggcgcaactggttctgatgcctcctgtgcaccccagtagcaccttgaacagtataaaaaccgcgaccctggacacgtatcacggtaccacgttcccaacgacggcgaccgtgataaactctgaaaaaaacggcgtcgttgcgctgaaaacgcgtgcgatgctcaaaagcggcgggtcgatccggggggtgcaacaaccgtagtatggtgcgatgacgacggccgtggagaagctccgcaggcgaagggccgtcgcgtggcgtggtccggtacgacgacaggaacgtgatgagggcctgctgacgagagtgcgtagcacgaaggcggtccatatgatccttgaatgtgcgtacaaaacgttccgctgcaccattcgattgagggtggaacggcggagtaagaacatggcgaatgccactggcagaacaaaaactttcaaattcagcagaggtaaattgtggaccattgtcagacactaaaacttctggaagaccctcaatacaaaaaattgaagtcaacgcctgtatagtttgtgcagacgttgtagactgcatgggcacaacaaacggaaaattactaaatgcatctatcacgatgagccaacgagaattccaatatggaccagcgaaatcaatatgtactcgctgccagggaccgtcAGGGCGTGCCCACTGAAAATAGCgatgaggcggagcagcttggtgttcggcacacgtcgaacaatctgtagacatcttcGTAATCtacttatcaatgccgatccatgtacaatgacggcgggcaagctgcttggtgcggaccactgcccaatgaccttgatgcaacaaggcgaggaccttggattggagcacttggggaaccacgacacgaagctggtcattctcggtgcgtaacagcaaaactccgtgcgaaacagacaataGATGACaatgcggataatagcgacgaaccacaggatccgatatgtcctttgccttggacggccaaccacgttgaacaaaacgtaatagtaaactgagatgaggatccgtagctgtctcacgtgccacctgacgataatcaatcggaaaatcccagagggattgatgctcatcggcgtcaatctgatggcaagagtcgtcagaggaatcgaagacatcatccgcagcaatcggcaatctagaaagcgcgtcagcgtttgcatgctgagctgtagggcgatacagtatctcatactggtattgtgataacaaaagagcccaacgttgtagtctctgagctgtccgctgaggaactggtttagacggatgaaacagtgacgtcaggggcttgtgatctgttactaaatagaatggtctaccatagaggtagtaatggaattttgtgacaccgaacacaatagccaacgcttccttgtccaattggctataattacactgagctttgtttagcaatttagatgcgaacgcaataggacgttcggtgttaccgactcggtgagacaacacagcaccgaggccgaaagaagaggcatcacaagctaacaccagaggcttgttagggtcgtaatggaccagacaacgatcattcaataaagcctctttaagctgctgaaaggctgattggcaatcagctgaccacacaaacggaacattcttacggcggagacgatgcaacggtgcagcaatctgtgacgcattaggtataaacctaatataatacgtcaatttgccaagaactgcttgcaattcatgcagattgcgaggcgcgggcaaatcacgaatagctgctaaatgtgactgggagggatgaatgccttgagcactaataacatgtcccagatactccatctccgtaaggaaaaatgaacacttatcgatgttgcaacgtaggcctgcctgagacaacactgtaaacaaacactccaaattacggaaatgttcagcaggcgtccgaccggacacaacaatatcgtctaaatagttgcaacacgatggcacattagccagaagttgtgacaaaaaacgctgaaaaacagctggagctgacgcacaaccaaaaggcaaacgcagaaaacggaacaaccccaacgacgtgtttatgacaaaatactgttgtgattgctcgtcgaggggcaattgcaaatatgcttcacggagatcagttttggaaaagaaacgagcttcccctaacttatccatcagctcgtccggtctaggcaaaggaaaagaatcaatgacagtctgaggattaactgtcgacttaaaatcagcacacaaacgtaacttgccagacggtttctttataataactaagggagaagcccactggctcgctgaaacgggttgaataacaccgttgttttgccaacgacgaagttcatcttctacaggtgcccggagggcgcgaggcactggacgagcacgaaaaaatcgaggctgagcattatcttttaacgtaatatgagcggcaaagttcgcagcacaacctagttcgtctttaaatatgtcactgtatcgtttacacaactcggttatgctgtcttgaggaacaacaacagaattaatttgcaacacattgtcttggatagacaggccaaacaagtcaaaacagtctaatccgaaaatgtttacactgtttgtagcgcggagcactgtgaatgaaactgttttggtattgccacggaatgtggctggcacgctacatacacctaacacaggaatttgttctccactataagtagccaaagaatgttttgccgctgaaagtttagggcggccgatagccgcatacgtagcactatttatgagagtcacagacgcaccagtgtctaattgaaaattgaaggtcttatcctggatgcgtagcttcacaaatagtttattacactgtctctggatcggtgcagtggaggcggaagacacaaaatcagcgcgtttagcgcgtgttcgctgcgtacgacaactcgtgggttgggcgggtggaacaacaactcccgcttcacgtgcagtctgtacattactttttacagcgtttgaattacgcttgggtcgcatagcagagggctgggtgggtggcttattgcgaacaagcttattacccacacgaaccgtggaagagtctttaaacgcgaccttctgggcgggctggctttgaagaacatggatATCCATGGGCTGGGAAGCACTAGAATTTTTCTTGCgcttacgcaaacaaacagtctggatgtgtcctttcctttgacaaaagtgacaaaccgcgtttcttaacgggtaacgttcacgaggatgagcaagaacacacttagggcaagacttaactctatcattttgcacacgcggctgacgaatgtgtttaacatgacgcggccggctagtgtttacagtctgactctgccggtggggccgcgggcgtgacataacttgcttagcacaggcaatttgagaaatacatggctgatctaactcacactcagcatagtcaaaagtatcttgggcttcaatgatgttcatcacagtctctaatgacgggtcaggcaactttaagatagcagcacgaatacgagaatctgcaatgttttgagtaatagcgtctcgtaacatgacatcactgtaggaagctccacacacacaattaaatcggcactgacgggtgaggccccgtaaatctgttaaccactgtttattagattgatgtggcagtttctttaatctgaagaacttgaatctggctgctgccacatgaactcgcgactcgaaatactcagcaagcttgttaacaacaacgtcatagtctaaagcttctggctgggattccgggaacaacttacaaagtagtcgatagacttccacgcctgcagtggaaattaaataaagctgccactcagtacctgtgattttgtagactgtcatgtgcgcctgcaactgcgcgaaatattctcgccattcttctcttgatgcatcaaaagcacggaaaggtggtgctgcctgtgcttgttccttttgtgttggagaattagccgcttgtttggcgattgcttccaccagactttgtatttgctaactctgtaacaagatcaactgttgcaagtcggcagacatagtgaacacaaattaaaccagcccccaaaattttatcgctataattagtataacctgaaacaagttgaaccagccctgcacacgagttccgaagtcctcgtcgccagttttgtggcggcgttcgtagcgacaaacaattcgctgtagaaacggcttacgaagtcaccgccacacttttaatagcgggccgaccggtccgctggaacagtgaacagaaagatgaaaacccaaacactctgattaaataaaagtcggtacttatctttattgacgaagatacagaaacatagtagtgaactccgtgtctacagaaatctgtctagttcgagtcggagcggctatgtcagcgtcggctgacgacaaacaacaactctgctgcgattaacacacaactgactagcaagtacacaattcggtggtgagtatacaactgagcggcgaatacagaactgtcctagcgctcgcgactccagcggttaagaagccagaagccagcagtggcgcgcgcagacttgcggcgatttgctgtctcgctggcgctgcttatgcggacggcgtccggactttgatgctgccaaccttttggtagcgggctcgggtggcattactggctaggatataacaaagagctccacagtataatcatatgttttcaagttcgagcgtgtcgtatttgcgatgctttctacaaaggaatgtcaatagcgaggataatggcctcccttttttttctacctgtgcctctgaaaaggcacacactaatggctttttctccaggcatctgacacagctgggtgcccacgacgcattacgtgcaggtggtcacttaactttcttacggaaatatttacgacagcagtttccgctacagtgacagtctcatataaaaatatttcacaggtcaagaatttgcgttacaaatctgtagaaacaaaatcctattgatataacagagtccaaaaaattttcgtcagcattgtaatacattcacgcatttacatacatttcataactcttaaagtacgattcttggtttcaaacaacctttttcacaaaccagagtccctaaccactactcattattccttaccttattcctcgtcacttcttcaatatttcatcataacagatacgtagcatactcaaataactcgtatagcatcagctcattgatcataaacataccggaACAGCATAATaaacatagtcatcgtaataataacatcataacacctcagtcaactctcaaaatcgtcgtagcttcctccaataatttcaaaacctaaaaaaaattctctgctcatgtcaaaagtgtcatctgcctcaaatgtactttaaaaatcgtgatcccataccaaatatgtcattcaaagctctcatagtatcacaatggttccgaaaaagtacgaacagttcacaaagtacagacaaaatacaatttcataagtgtgaagttacccaactgtgtaactgcacaaacatgtgtcactgatgtagtaaaaaaatgtttatctctcagttaactgatcagatggctgtgtaatttgtgtgttagagaaatatggtaccgatgtgtaaagttgtataagcaaataccatattagctagggctccttgtgcttgccaagcacatggtacacaaagtaagcgtatacccccctgttcctgaggcaagctgttgccgaccgatcgattgataatgcttcccagttcactaattgtttcactgcctacgccattgtttgtcacctgctccatttccctatgcacaattaccaaattactatgttgaacattagttaattcataacacggtggcgctaacacactgctttcgtcttcactgtcatttctcagtttactttggagcctagtattacatttttcacctgccataattgtcacaatatttcacacgataacacagaaaataagagaacacattaacatagcgctgaaaataatatttagttaattggaagctgcgaaatacttggtgcaaatttacatgcttgccacacctgttttactgtacaacaatgaaagactgcaactacaaaggagattctctctacaattacgcgctagcaataaacaaaatctacactaattacacaaagtacaagaaaaaatcagaagattccagtgaggtatcctggcagggtcgccatatgaaacgtcccctttttgaaatattatacaagactgtgcttaaactgacatacaatatttttagtgcaacacaatctgactttcaaaaatccctacaaaagaatggccctgactaacattaacctatacctttcacaaatcacttacctcacaaaaatctttgttactcaaggtactgcaatacagcaagcaccactactgtcagctaaataaaagattcaaactacggaaggcactaactactgataggcatggttagcaaatgaaagatttttatagagaacaaacaatgtatttaccttaatagacatcaaaagtcatatatagcagttcatgacatccagtcttacaaatttcaaaattccgccatttctctccccacatccaccactgctggcagctcacctccaactgcgcaatgctatgtgctgttcacataaagctgcccaacactacaatggcagacaacaatgcaaactagcctcagactgcacacagcacagccagtgattttcctacagagcgctacgtagcgttgccaataagaaaacataaacagcctacttatactaTTACACAAGACGTCTCTTCAAATTGACGAAAAAATGGAAATTCCATGGTGTAAGAAATGGACTTGCTCAAATTGTAGCCACCATTTTGCTACagctggaaattttggaaatttgtggtaagaacctatggaaccaaattgctgaggtcatcattccctaggcttacacactacttaatctaacttaaactaacttacactaaggacaatacacacacacacacacacacacacacacacacacacacacacacacacacacatacacatgcccgagggaggactcgaacctccgatgaagAGAGGCGCGCGAACTGAGGTACGGCGTCTGAGAACGTGCCGCTACCCGGCGCGATGCAGCTGGACTTGTTACATTTGATCTCTTCTATACCGCCAAGGTTTCACTGAAAACCAcgatgcaatttagacgttttgcgcaAAAGAATTGTGCTGTCTTATGTATTTCAggtttggagtacgtttccagttgttgTGCCATGTTACTCCCATACTGTGATGCACCCGTCATCCATGTAGAGCCGAATTGTATGAACGTAAGGTCGGAATCTGTTCTCTTTTCTGACAATCTACACGGATGATGCACGGCAGCCATAGCATGGGAGGACAGAtacaacttactttctgaagtccctatatAATATTCCAAGGAGAGGCAAAAATAAAAGGTGGATACACACACACCTTCGTCACCTATGAATTTGAGCTGACGAAGCGATTAGGAACAGGCGAGCTCTAATTTTTTGGGACTCGGTCATTATTACAGACAGGGCTTTTCGAATAaagagatctacactactggccattaaaattgctataacaagaagaaatgcagatgacaaccggttatacattggacaaatataatatact
Protein-coding sequences here:
- the LOC124545685 gene encoding vegetative cell wall protein gp1-like; translation: MPKTLWAPRQKHDLGDLRRKMLDATASITPGNFEYTWVECNMNLVRGGFQPRLPTSLPPPGQQQQSSPLPRRQPVPLMPPAQLHPGAPQVVAPAPAVPLQSPPPSELMDVDPSAGPPSQAVAVQPVLQPLSLGTPKESDTAAPCPAPTQQPSTQRQETLPLFVGPDAPSRPVPEAAPVVTVGEAVRGSPQWELRAPVQLRGPPPGVGYARASLAVASISNKRPAAAASLSKAPKLRLAPLAAAAPPGRGSLAPWRTLYALSPPRSHNRLLS